A genomic region of Brevibacillus sp. JNUCC-41 contains the following coding sequences:
- the wecB gene encoding non-hydrolyzing UDP-N-acetylglucosamine 2-epimerase, with protein MNEPIKVMTIFGTRPEAVKMAPLVLEFQKHPENFKPIVAVTAQHRQMLDQVLELFSIQPDYDLDIMKERQTLADITTRALNGLDSVMKEAKPDIVLVHGDTTTTFVASLAAFYNQIVIGHVEAGLRTWNKYSPYPEEMNRQLTGTMADLHFAPTSKAEENLLNENKKDNIFVTGNTATDALKTTVRSTYSHPVLNGLGEDRLILLTAHRRENLGEPMRNIFRAVKRIIAEHDDVQVVYPVHLNPLVQELANEILGDDPRVHLIEPLDVLDFHNFASRAYLILTDSGGIQEEAPSLGVPVLVLRDTTERPEGIAAGTLKLAGTDEKNIYNLAHELLTDQEMHEKMSKASNPYGDGNASVRIAEAIRYYFKQADMPPARFDL; from the coding sequence ATGAATGAACCGATAAAAGTCATGACCATTTTCGGAACGAGACCAGAAGCTGTCAAAATGGCTCCCTTAGTACTCGAATTTCAAAAACACCCAGAAAATTTCAAGCCGATCGTTGCTGTTACGGCTCAGCATCGGCAAATGTTAGATCAAGTTCTCGAACTATTTTCCATACAGCCGGACTATGACTTGGACATAATGAAGGAAAGGCAAACGCTTGCTGACATTACAACAAGAGCATTAAATGGTCTTGATTCAGTAATGAAGGAAGCTAAACCTGATATTGTTCTTGTACACGGTGATACAACCACGACGTTTGTCGCAAGTCTGGCAGCTTTTTATAATCAAATTGTCATTGGGCATGTTGAAGCGGGGCTGCGCACATGGAATAAGTATTCCCCCTATCCGGAAGAGATGAATCGGCAGCTTACTGGTACTATGGCAGATTTGCATTTTGCGCCGACATCGAAAGCGGAGGAGAATCTGCTTAACGAAAACAAGAAGGATAATATCTTCGTGACGGGGAATACGGCAACAGATGCTTTAAAAACTACTGTGCGTTCCACATATTCCCACCCGGTTTTAAATGGACTTGGAGAAGACAGGCTCATTTTGCTTACCGCCCATCGCAGGGAAAACCTTGGAGAACCCATGAGGAATATCTTTAGGGCCGTAAAGAGAATCATTGCAGAGCATGATGACGTTCAAGTAGTATATCCTGTCCATTTAAATCCGCTTGTTCAGGAATTGGCAAACGAGATTCTCGGGGACGATCCGCGGGTTCATTTGATTGAACCGCTGGATGTATTGGATTTCCACAACTTCGCTTCAAGAGCCTATCTGATTTTGACTGATTCTGGAGGAATCCAGGAAGAGGCACCGTCACTTGGTGTACCTGTCCTAGTTTTAAGGGATACGACTGAACGTCCTGAGGGGATTGCTGCTGGAACCTTAAAACTGGCGGGGACTGATGAAAAAAACATATATAACTTGGCACATGAATTGCTTACCGATCAAGAGATGCACGAAAAAATGTCCAAAGCTTCCAATCCTTATGGGGATGGAAATGCTTCGGTCCGCATCGCTGAAGCCATCCGTTACTATTTTAAGCAAGCAGACATGCCGCCAGCTAGATTTGACTTATAA
- the upp gene encoding uracil phosphoribosyltransferase, whose protein sequence is MGKVYVFDHPLIQHKLAYIRDINTGTKEFRELVDEVASLMAFEITRDMPLEEVEIQTPVSTAKVKMLSGKKVGIVPILRAGIGMVDGIIKLIPAAKVGHVGLYRDPETLKPVEYYAKMPSDLAERECIVVDPMLATGGSAIEAIHSIKKRGAVNIKFMCLIAAPEGVEALKEAHPDVDIYIAGLDEKLNEHGYIVPGLGDAGDRLFGTK, encoded by the coding sequence ATGGGAAAAGTTTATGTTTTCGATCACCCGTTAATTCAACACAAATTAGCCTATATACGTGATATAAATACAGGAACAAAAGAATTCCGTGAACTAGTGGATGAAGTTGCATCATTGATGGCATTTGAAATCACGAGGGATATGCCACTGGAAGAAGTGGAAATCCAAACGCCTGTAAGCACAGCGAAAGTGAAAATGCTTTCTGGTAAAAAAGTGGGTATCGTCCCGATTTTACGTGCAGGCATAGGGATGGTGGACGGGATCATTAAGCTGATTCCTGCTGCAAAGGTCGGACATGTTGGACTTTACCGTGATCCTGAAACATTGAAACCGGTGGAGTACTATGCCAAAATGCCAAGCGATTTGGCAGAAAGGGAATGCATTGTCGTTGACCCGATGTTAGCCACTGGCGGATCAGCCATCGAAGCGATCCATTCCATTAAAAAGCGCGGTGCAGTCAATATTAAATTCATGTGTTTGATTGCAGCTCCAGAGGGTGTAGAGGCATTGAAAGAAGCCCATCCTGATGTTGATATTTATATTGCGGGTCTTGACGAAAAACTGAATGAACACGGGTATATCGTTCCAGGTCTTGGAGACGCGGGAGATCGTTTATTCGGCACAAAATAA
- the glyA gene encoding serine hydroxymethyltransferase: MNRLAKQDEQVFNAIQLELGRQRSKIELIASENFVSEAVMEAQGSVLTNKYAEGYPGKRYYGGCEYVDIVEDLARERAKEIFGGEYVNVQPHSGAQANMAVYFTVLQTGDTVLGMNLSHGGHLTHGSPVNFSGVNYNFVEYGVDEKDHRIDYNDVLEKARQHKPKLIVAGASAYPREIDFKRFREIADEVGAYLMVDMAHIAGLVAAGLHQSPIPYADFVTTTTHKTLRGPRGGMIICKEEFGKKIDKSIFPGIQGGPLMHVISAKAVAFGEALQDEFKVYAQQIIDNAKRLGEGLKKEGFTLVSDGTDNHLILLDVRSTGLTGKIAEHVLDEIGITVNKNAIPYDPEKPFVTSGIRIGTAAVTSRGFGLEDMDEIAAIIGLVLKNNEDAAKLEEAKQRVESLASKFELYPSL, encoded by the coding sequence ATGAATCGTTTAGCAAAGCAAGATGAGCAAGTGTTTAACGCAATTCAACTGGAATTAGGGCGTCAAAGAAGTAAAATTGAGCTTATTGCTTCTGAAAACTTCGTGAGTGAAGCTGTCATGGAAGCACAAGGATCGGTCTTGACTAATAAGTATGCGGAAGGATACCCTGGAAAACGTTACTATGGCGGATGTGAGTATGTAGACATCGTTGAAGATCTAGCGCGTGAGCGTGCGAAAGAAATTTTCGGAGGGGAGTATGTGAACGTACAGCCCCACTCTGGAGCTCAAGCCAATATGGCCGTTTACTTTACTGTTCTTCAAACTGGAGACACAGTGCTTGGGATGAACCTTTCGCATGGAGGTCACTTAACACATGGAAGTCCAGTTAACTTCAGTGGCGTTAACTATAATTTTGTTGAATATGGTGTAGACGAAAAAGATCACCGTATCGATTACAATGATGTATTGGAAAAAGCGCGTCAGCACAAACCTAAATTGATCGTAGCGGGTGCGAGTGCATATCCGCGGGAAATTGACTTCAAGCGATTCCGTGAAATTGCAGATGAAGTCGGGGCTTATTTAATGGTCGATATGGCGCATATTGCAGGTTTGGTTGCGGCTGGATTACATCAAAGCCCGATTCCTTATGCTGACTTTGTAACGACAACCACTCATAAAACACTTCGCGGACCACGCGGAGGGATGATCATCTGTAAAGAAGAATTCGGTAAGAAAATCGATAAATCCATTTTCCCTGGAATTCAAGGCGGCCCGTTGATGCATGTTATATCCGCTAAGGCTGTTGCATTCGGCGAAGCGCTTCAAGATGAATTTAAAGTATATGCACAACAAATCATCGATAATGCTAAACGTTTGGGCGAAGGTTTGAAGAAAGAAGGGTTCACCCTTGTTTCTGATGGAACGGACAATCATTTGATTCTTCTTGATGTGCGCTCTACTGGATTAACGGGAAAAATCGCAGAACATGTTTTGGATGAAATTGGTATTACCGTGAACAAAAATGCGATTCCTTATGACCCGGAAAAACCATTCGTTACCAGCGGTATACGCATTGGGACTGCGGCGGTGACATCACGTGGCTTCGGATTGGAAGACATGGATGAAATAGCTGCAATCATCGGACTTGTTTTGAAAAATAATGAAGACGCAGCTAAACTTGAAGAAGCAAAACAGCGTGTTGAATCATTAGCGAGCAAATTTGAATTATATCCTTCATTGTAA
- a CDS encoding TIGR01440 family protein, with amino-acid sequence MRSDATFSNELGIWENQFRELLHEFQEQTALKEKQLLVIGCSTSEVIGKRIGTEGTLDVAGMIFSVVRDFQGKTGVQVAYQCCEHLNRALVLQRETAVRYDYEEVSVVPVRTAGGSMATYAYQQWKDAVVVEHIKADAGIDIGDTFIGMHLKHVAVPIRSAIKEIGHAHVTMAKTRPKLIGGERAVYQDISDNKSCT; translated from the coding sequence ATGAGAAGTGATGCTACATTTTCAAATGAGCTTGGGATATGGGAAAACCAGTTTCGGGAACTTTTACATGAGTTTCAAGAACAGACAGCTTTAAAAGAGAAACAGCTACTAGTGATCGGCTGCAGTACAAGTGAAGTGATCGGGAAAAGGATCGGTACTGAAGGTACGCTCGATGTTGCAGGGATGATTTTTTCCGTAGTTAGGGATTTTCAAGGGAAAACGGGTGTTCAGGTTGCCTATCAATGTTGTGAACATCTAAACAGGGCCTTGGTTTTACAAAGGGAAACCGCGGTTCGATATGATTATGAAGAAGTTTCTGTTGTACCTGTAAGAACAGCTGGGGGATCGATGGCGACGTATGCCTATCAGCAATGGAAGGATGCTGTCGTTGTCGAGCATATTAAAGCGGATGCGGGGATTGACATTGGGGACACCTTCATTGGCATGCATCTGAAGCATGTGGCGGTTCCGATTCGCTCTGCCATTAAAGAAATAGGGCATGCACATGTGACCATGGCAAAAACACGTCCGAAACTGATTGGCGGGGAGCGGGCCGTTTATCAGGACATTTCTGATAATAAGAGTTGTACTTAA
- the rpiB gene encoding ribose 5-phosphate isomerase B — MKVAIASDHGGIHIREEIRNLLNELQIPFEDFGCECSTSVDYPDYALPVAEKVARGEFDRGILICGTGIGMSIAANKVKGIRCALVHDVYSAKLTRQHNDTNMLAMGERVIGPGLAREIVQTWLTSEFEGGRHQNRIGKIAEYEGKHN; from the coding sequence ATGAAAGTTGCGATTGCTTCGGATCATGGTGGTATACATATCCGTGAAGAAATAAGGAATTTATTGAATGAGTTACAGATTCCATTTGAGGATTTTGGCTGTGAATGCAGTACGTCGGTGGATTATCCTGATTATGCCTTGCCGGTTGCTGAAAAAGTGGCGCGGGGTGAGTTCGATCGGGGTATTTTAATCTGTGGAACAGGAATTGGAATGAGCATTGCTGCCAATAAAGTCAAAGGAATACGATGTGCATTGGTTCATGATGTCTATAGTGCGAAATTGACCCGTCAGCATAATGATACCAATATGTTAGCGATGGGGGAACGTGTCATTGGCCCGGGTCTGGCCAGGGAAATTGTCCAAACATGGCTGACTTCGGAATTTGAAGGCGGGCGTCATCAAAACAGGATCGGTAAGATTGCGGAGTATGAAGGTAAACATAACTAA
- a CDS encoding low molecular weight protein arginine phosphatase: MIRVLFVCTGNTCRSPMAEAILKHKNIAGVEVKSAGVYASSGQDASLHAKNVLVENDIVHNHHSTPLSEKEMEWATHIFTMTEGHKSAITRAYPQMIDKTFTLKEFVIEDKYDRDIIDPFGGSEGIYRETFRELQELIEELVKRLKE; the protein is encoded by the coding sequence ATGATCCGAGTATTATTTGTATGTACAGGTAACACATGCAGAAGCCCGATGGCAGAAGCGATACTGAAACATAAGAATATTGCGGGTGTTGAAGTGAAGTCCGCAGGCGTGTATGCTTCATCAGGCCAGGATGCTTCGCTGCATGCTAAAAATGTATTGGTTGAAAATGACATAGTGCATAATCATCATTCAACGCCCTTATCCGAGAAGGAAATGGAATGGGCAACTCATATTTTCACCATGACGGAAGGGCATAAATCTGCCATTACCCGTGCATACCCCCAGATGATCGATAAGACTTTTACTTTAAAGGAATTCGTTATTGAGGATAAATATGATAGAGATATAATAGATCCGTTTGGCGGTTCTGAAGGCATTTACCGGGAAACGTTCAGGGAGCTGCAGGAATTAATAGAAGAATTAGTCAAAAGGCTTAAAGAATGA
- a CDS encoding manganese efflux pump MntP family protein codes for MNTFAGEIITLLLMAFALGMDAFSVGLGMGMFKLRLRQILFIGLTVGIFHIWMPLLGMGAGRFISEKFGTFATYAGGLLLIILGIQMFIPGKKDGAGARENKMLAPVGKGLFIFAIGVSLDSFSVGLTLGIYGAKTILTVLCFGFAATLLTWAGLLLGRKMQGLLGVYSEILGGSILCAFGLKLLFSF; via the coding sequence ATGAATACATTTGCTGGAGAAATCATCACCTTATTGCTAATGGCATTCGCGCTGGGAATGGATGCCTTTTCAGTTGGCCTTGGAATGGGAATGTTTAAGCTAAGGTTGAGGCAAATACTTTTTATAGGGCTAACAGTAGGTATTTTTCATATTTGGATGCCCTTGCTTGGAATGGGGGCGGGCCGATTCATTTCAGAAAAATTCGGGACCTTTGCTACATACGCTGGCGGTCTATTGCTGATCATTCTTGGTATACAGATGTTTATCCCTGGTAAAAAGGATGGAGCTGGTGCCAGGGAAAATAAGATGCTGGCTCCTGTCGGAAAAGGTCTATTCATTTTTGCCATAGGGGTAAGCCTGGATAGCTTCTCGGTAGGATTGACACTGGGAATTTACGGTGCAAAAACGATTTTAACCGTTCTTTGTTTTGGGTTTGCAGCCACCCTATTAACGTGGGCTGGCCTTTTACTGGGTAGAAAAATGCAGGGCTTGCTTGGCGTGTATAGTGAGATTCTTGGCGGAAGCATCCTGTGTGCGTTTGGATTGAAATTATTGTTCTCTTTTTGA
- a CDS encoding L-threonylcarbamoyladenylate synthase, which produces MKTKIWSVDKNVDNLQSYPQITKSAELLKANQVVAFPTETVYGLGANAKNDEAVKKVFEAKGRPSDNPLIVHIASDDQLSDIVEEIPEQAKKLMAEFWPGPLTLIMKRKPGQLSNLVTAGLDTVAVRMPDHQVALGLIRASDLPIAAPSANTSGKPSPTSAKHVEDDLMGRIAGIVDGGTTGVGLESTVLDCTVEVPVILRPGGVTLEQLEAVIGEVRQDVALKNQETAPKAPGMKYTHYAPKAPLYLVKGNQTFLQQLVDAKRTDGLKVGIIAAYEHQQDYKADYVVVPGSLADLHTVATGLYDALRQFDELEVDVIFSEMFPDHGIGAAVMNRLEKAAGHQIIKEHV; this is translated from the coding sequence ATGAAAACGAAAATTTGGTCAGTGGATAAAAATGTGGATAATTTACAAAGTTATCCCCAGATTACAAAATCAGCTGAATTATTAAAGGCAAATCAAGTGGTGGCTTTTCCTACAGAGACTGTTTATGGACTGGGGGCGAATGCCAAAAATGACGAGGCAGTCAAAAAAGTGTTTGAAGCGAAGGGGCGTCCGAGTGATAATCCTTTGATCGTTCACATAGCCTCCGATGACCAGTTGTCAGATATTGTAGAAGAGATTCCGGAACAGGCCAAGAAGCTGATGGCAGAATTTTGGCCGGGTCCTTTGACTTTGATCATGAAACGAAAACCGGGCCAGCTATCAAACCTTGTGACAGCTGGATTGGACACAGTGGCTGTCAGGATGCCAGATCATCAGGTTGCCCTAGGCCTTATTCGTGCAAGTGATTTGCCCATTGCGGCTCCAAGTGCAAATACTTCCGGGAAACCAAGCCCCACTTCAGCGAAACATGTTGAAGATGACTTGATGGGCCGGATTGCAGGTATAGTCGATGGCGGGACTACGGGTGTGGGCTTAGAATCCACAGTACTTGACTGCACTGTGGAAGTACCTGTTATTTTAAGGCCTGGCGGGGTGACCCTGGAACAGCTGGAAGCGGTAATAGGTGAAGTCAGGCAAGATGTCGCGTTGAAGAATCAGGAAACAGCGCCAAAAGCCCCGGGCATGAAGTATACCCACTATGCTCCGAAGGCCCCCCTATATTTAGTCAAGGGTAATCAAACTTTCCTTCAGCAGCTTGTGGATGCAAAAAGAACTGACGGGTTAAAGGTGGGCATCATAGCGGCTTACGAACATCAACAGGATTATAAGGCGGATTATGTGGTTGTCCCAGGTTCATTAGCGGATTTACATACTGTTGCAACAGGCTTATATGATGCTTTAAGACAGTTTGACGAGCTGGAGGTCGATGTCATTTTTAGTGAAATGTTTCCTGACCATGGAATAGGAGCGGCGGTCATGAACCGGCTTGAGAAGGCTGCAGGTCATCAAATCATCAAGGAACATGTGTAA
- the spoIIR gene encoding stage II sporulation protein R, with protein sequence MKTKHLAIIYLLILTIGTIVSIYMPKAEMVGAEDTKVIPDEAIRLRILANSDAEKDQAVKRLIRDEVNEDITKWVEELTSLDEARDVITSHLPDIQATAEAVIKEQGMEQSVKVDFGQAEFPTKLYGQYLYPAGDYEAVIITLGEGEGANWWCVLFPPLCFLDFSNGTAVSQSPIVEDEGEGSLNSEGKAHAATNEEGEPVAAEEVEEEVLVEKEKEPEEVVEEKVVEESVREVSVGTLKEKVTEPEVKEEVTEVKDKEQVTKKTIDGNVEENQVELAASDKQGQQLYEGEKEPEVEVKSLFAEIFNDLF encoded by the coding sequence ATGAAAACTAAACATTTAGCCATTATTTATCTATTAATCTTAACTATAGGAACGATCGTAAGTATATATATGCCTAAAGCGGAGATGGTCGGTGCAGAAGATACGAAGGTGATCCCGGATGAGGCGATTCGTCTGCGGATACTTGCTAATAGTGATGCAGAAAAGGATCAAGCGGTTAAACGGCTGATTAGGGATGAGGTAAATGAAGATATCACAAAGTGGGTCGAGGAACTTACTTCTTTGGATGAAGCGAGGGATGTGATCACCTCGCATCTGCCGGATATCCAAGCGACGGCTGAGGCAGTTATAAAGGAACAGGGTATGGAGCAGTCAGTTAAAGTGGATTTTGGACAAGCGGAATTTCCGACAAAACTCTACGGGCAGTATTTATATCCGGCAGGGGATTATGAAGCGGTGATTATCACGCTTGGGGAAGGGGAAGGCGCAAATTGGTGGTGTGTTCTATTTCCCCCATTATGTTTCCTGGATTTTTCAAATGGGACGGCTGTAAGTCAAAGTCCGATTGTCGAGGATGAGGGTGAAGGATCGTTGAATTCGGAAGGGAAGGCGCATGCTGCAACAAATGAAGAGGGTGAGCCCGTTGCAGCGGAAGAAGTTGAAGAAGAAGTGCTGGTTGAAAAGGAAAAAGAGCCCGAGGAAGTGGTTGAAGAAAAGGTAGTGGAGGAGAGCGTAAGAGAAGTATCGGTAGGAACGCTAAAAGAAAAGGTTACAGAGCCGGAAGTAAAGGAAGAAGTGACAGAAGTAAAAGACAAGGAACAAGTGACGAAAAAAACCATTGATGGGAATGTTGAAGAAAACCAGGTTGAACTTGCGGCATCAGATAAACAAGGTCAACAATTATATGAAGGGGAAAAGGAGCCTGAGGTGGAAGTGAAGTCCCTGTTTGCAGAAATCTTCAATGATCTATTTTAA
- the prmC gene encoding peptide chain release factor N(5)-glutamine methyltransferase, giving the protein MKVFGALKWASSFLKENDRDANAGEILLQHFLKQTRSQMLANLHDELSEAVFGQFKAAIELHAEGTPIQYIIGHEEFYGRTFFVNEEVLIPRPETEELIYYTLRKIPAIFMEGQKLCLADIGTGSGAIAITMKLEKPNLLVTATDIAEPSLEVARKNAETLGAEVEFTQGDLLLPFINKKQKVDVLLSNPPYIPDDDHESMSVVVTGHEPHRALFAGIDGLDFYRRFMEQLPLIMKVPGLIGFEVGTGQGEAVADLLKRAFPAAEVSIANDINEKDRMVFAVLK; this is encoded by the coding sequence GTGAAAGTGTTCGGAGCCCTTAAATGGGCTTCTTCTTTTTTAAAGGAAAATGATCGTGATGCCAATGCTGGGGAAATTCTGTTACAGCACTTTTTAAAACAAACTCGCTCCCAAATGCTGGCCAACCTTCATGATGAGCTTAGTGAAGCGGTTTTTGGGCAATTTAAGGCCGCTATTGAGCTGCATGCTGAGGGAACGCCCATCCAATATATTATCGGCCATGAAGAATTTTATGGACGGACCTTCTTTGTGAATGAAGAAGTGCTCATACCGAGACCTGAAACAGAAGAATTGATTTATTATACTTTACGTAAAATCCCAGCCATTTTTATGGAGGGACAGAAGCTTTGTTTAGCTGATATTGGGACCGGCAGCGGCGCAATCGCCATAACAATGAAACTTGAAAAGCCAAACTTATTGGTGACCGCCACGGACATAGCGGAACCATCGCTTGAGGTGGCGCGGAAAAATGCCGAAACGCTTGGTGCCGAAGTGGAGTTCACGCAAGGTGATTTGCTTTTGCCTTTCATAAACAAAAAACAGAAGGTGGACGTCCTTTTATCGAACCCGCCATATATACCAGATGATGATCATGAATCAATGTCAGTAGTCGTGACAGGTCATGAACCGCATCGTGCATTATTTGCCGGTATCGATGGGCTGGATTTTTACCGCCGCTTTATGGAACAGTTACCTCTGATCATGAAGGTGCCTGGGCTGATCGGTTTTGAAGTGGGTACTGGACAGGGTGAGGCGGTTGCCGATTTATTGAAGCGAGCCTTTCCTGCTGCAGAAGTATCCATTGCAAATGACATTAATGAAAAAGATCGAATGGTCTTCGCTGTATTAAAGTGA
- the prfA gene encoding peptide chain release factor 1, producing the protein MFDRLQAVEDRYERLNELLSDPEIINDSKKLREYSKEQSSIQETASTYKEYKAVREQLQEAKAMMEEKLDADMREMVKEEINELDETIQGLEGKLKILLIPKDPNDDKNVIMEIRGAAGGDEAALFAGSLYRMYSRFAEVQGWRTEVIEASPTGLGGYKEIIFMINGNGAYSKLKFENGAHRVQRVPETESGGRIHTSTATVAVLPEAEEVEVEIHDKDVRVDTFASSGPGGQSVNTTMSAVRLTHIPTNTVVSCQDEKSQIKNKEKAMKVLRARVYDKIHREVQAEYDQNRKLAVGTGDRSERIRTYNFPQNRVTDHRIGLTIQKLDQIMEGKLDEVVDALIMEDQSSRLENADE; encoded by the coding sequence TTGTTTGATCGTTTACAAGCAGTAGAAGATAGATATGAAAGATTGAATGAACTATTGAGTGACCCGGAGATCATTAATGACTCTAAGAAGCTAAGGGAATATTCTAAGGAGCAATCCAGCATTCAAGAGACCGCATCGACTTATAAGGAATATAAAGCGGTTCGTGAGCAACTCCAGGAAGCGAAAGCTATGATGGAGGAGAAACTTGATGCGGATATGCGTGAAATGGTAAAAGAAGAGATCAATGAACTTGATGAGACCATACAAGGCCTTGAGGGTAAACTGAAAATATTGCTTATTCCGAAGGACCCTAACGATGATAAAAACGTGATCATGGAGATCCGCGGAGCAGCAGGCGGAGATGAGGCGGCCTTATTTGCGGGTAGTCTATACCGAATGTATAGCCGTTTTGCCGAGGTGCAAGGTTGGCGGACCGAAGTCATTGAAGCTAGTCCTACAGGGCTTGGCGGTTACAAGGAAATCATATTCATGATTAATGGAAATGGTGCTTATTCAAAATTGAAGTTCGAAAATGGAGCACATCGCGTTCAGCGGGTACCTGAAACTGAATCAGGCGGACGGATTCATACATCTACAGCCACGGTTGCCGTATTACCTGAAGCTGAGGAAGTGGAAGTTGAAATCCATGATAAGGATGTACGTGTCGATACCTTTGCATCAAGCGGTCCTGGAGGGCAAAGTGTCAATACGACAATGTCGGCGGTGCGCTTGACTCATATTCCGACTAATACGGTTGTATCCTGTCAAGATGAAAAATCACAAATCAAGAACAAAGAAAAAGCAATGAAGGTTTTGCGCGCCAGGGTGTACGATAAAATCCATCGCGAAGTACAGGCGGAATATGATCAAAATAGGAAGCTTGCCGTTGGAACGGGCGATCGGTCCGAAAGGATTCGCACTTATAACTTCCCGCAAAACCGCGTTACCGACCACCGTATTGGTTTAACGATTCAAAAACTGGATCAAATCATGGAAGGTAAATTGGATGAAGTCGTTGATGCATTAATCATGGAAGACCAATCTTCAAGGCTGGAAAATGCAGATGAGTAA
- a CDS encoding thymidine kinase → MYVMKQTGWIELICGSMFSGKSEELIKRVSRAQFAKEQIAVFKPAIDNRYAEEAVVSHNGSSVMAKPIAHSTDIFKYLDKPLDIIAIDEVQFFDHEIIGVAQHLADSGYRVIMAGLDQDFRGEPFGPMPVLLSLAESVTKLQAVCEVCGSPASRTQRLIDGEPASYDEPIILVGASESYEPRCRHHHEVPGKQAVGIKEHI, encoded by the coding sequence ATGTATGTAATGAAACAAACAGGCTGGATCGAGCTTATTTGCGGAAGCATGTTTTCAGGTAAATCTGAGGAATTGATTAAACGAGTCAGCCGTGCTCAATTTGCTAAAGAGCAAATAGCTGTATTTAAACCAGCTATTGATAATCGCTATGCGGAAGAGGCTGTCGTATCACATAATGGCTCTTCTGTGATGGCAAAACCGATTGCCCATTCAACGGATATTTTTAAGTATTTGGACAAGCCCCTGGATATCATTGCAATAGATGAAGTGCAATTTTTTGATCATGAAATTATCGGGGTTGCCCAGCATCTTGCGGACAGCGGTTATCGAGTGATCATGGCTGGACTCGATCAAGATTTCAGAGGTGAACCATTCGGTCCTATGCCTGTTCTATTATCGCTTGCAGAATCGGTGACTAAGCTGCAGGCTGTGTGTGAAGTGTGCGGATCGCCTGCGAGCAGGACACAGCGATTGATAGATGGGGAGCCGGCCTCCTATGATGAGCCGATCATCCTTGTGGGTGCATCGGAATCATACGAGCCCCGCTGCCGCCATCATCACGAAGTTCCGGGTAAGCAGGCTGTTGGGATTAAAGAACATATTTGA
- the rpmE gene encoding 50S ribosomal protein L31, protein MKTGIHPNYKLSKVICSCGNTFETGSVKEEIKVETCSECHPFYTGRQKFAEAGGRVDRFNKKYGIK, encoded by the coding sequence ATGAAAACTGGAATTCATCCAAATTATAAGCTTTCAAAAGTAATTTGCTCTTGCGGAAACACTTTTGAAACTGGTTCAGTTAAAGAAGAGATCAAAGTTGAGACTTGTTCAGAATGCCACCCATTCTATACTGGTCGTCAAAAATTCGCTGAAGCTGGCGGACGTGTTGATCGTTTCAACAAAAAATACGGTATTAAATAA